In the Symmachiella macrocystis genome, TGTCCCGGGTGGCGAATTCGGCTGGCGAAGCGGTGCGTCGAAATGGCCCGACTATTACTTCGACAGCCTGCCCTCGACCGTCGACATCGGCCGCGGTTCTCCCACGGGCGTTTGCTTCTATCACAACGACACCTTCCCCGAAAAATACCGTGACGCATTCTTCGTCGCCGACTGGTCGCAAGGAAAGATCCTAGCGATCCACCACAAAAAAGATGGCTCGACCTACAAGGGTGAGGTCGAAGAGTTCGTGACCGGAAATCCGCTGAACGTCTCCGACATCGTTCCCGGTCCTGATGGCGATTTGTATTTCTGCCTCGGGGGACGGGGGACCGAAGGTGGGATTTATCGCGTGACTCCCGAAAATCCGGGAACCGCGCGTCAGCCAAAATCGAATTCTCCCGTGGAACGCGCCTTGGCACTTCCGCAACCCTCATCCGCTTGGACTCGCGCCCAAGTCAAAAAACTCGAAGAGGACTCGGGATCGAACTGGCGGTCTGACCTGACCAAAGTCGCCGCTGATCCCAAACGCACTGTGGCGGACCGTCGCCGCGCTGTGGGCATCCTGCAACAATTCTCCGACGGCCCACCGCGACGCCTGTTGGCCGCATTGGCAAGCGACGACAAACCGCAAATGCGAGCACTCGCGCTAACGTTGCTTGCCATTCACATCGACGACGAAGCCGAACAGATCATTATCCAGGCGCTGGGCGATTCCGATCCGGTCGTCCGCCGCCGCGCCTGTGAAGCGTTGATTCGTGCCAACAAGACCGCTCCGGTGGAAGTCGTGTTGCCCATGCTGGCTGAGCAAGATCGCTTTGCTCGATACGCCGCGCGGGAATTGCTGCAGCGTCTCCCGGCCGAGCAATGGGCCGATGCAGTACTGACCGCGGACGATCCACGCATCGCCGCCGCCGGAATGTTGGCGTTGGTCATCAATTCTCCCACAGCGGAACAAAACGAAGCGATTCTGAAACGCTCCGTCGCGCTGCTACGATCGGACTTGCCTCCCGCCGATGCGCTGGATGTGTTCCGCGTCGCCGAATTGGCACTGCAAAACGAAGGGACGACAGAGGCCTCGCGTTCCAACCTGTCCCATGCAGCGCTGCAACTGTTCCCTTCGACCGACAACAATTTGAACCGCGAATTGGCTCGTGTTCTGGCGTATCTTCAAGAGTCGCGGGCGATCGACAAACTGATTACCTACTTGCAAAACTCTAAGGATCCGGCTGATCAAATCCATGCCGTCTATTGCCTGCGTTTCATTACCCAAGGTTGGAAATGGGAACAACAAGCGGTCCTGTTTGAAGCCCTCGACCGTCTGGCCCGCCTAGAAGGGGGAGCCAGTTTCCGTGGCTATCTGGAAAATATGACGCGCGATTATCTCGCGACGCAAAAAGACCCGACCCGTGTGAATTTGCTAGCACACGCAGCGGAATTCCCCATGCCCACGCGGTTGATGCTCGAAGCTCTCTCCGCCGAACAGGCGACCACTTTCAGCAACGATTTGATCAAACTGGATCAACAACTCGCCGACGCGGAAATTGCCGCTGATGCTCAAGCGCAAATCGCGTCGGCCATTGTCGATGCCTTAGGCCGCAGCAAAGCGCCGGAAACTAAGGATTTTCTTCGCAAGTTATTCGAACAACAACCGGACCGCCGCGAAGGAGTCGCCCGCGCATTGGCCCGCCAAGCGGACCAGGCAAACTTTGCACCGTTGGTAGCGACATTGCAATTCGGCGACAAGGGAACGCTGCAAGCAGTGATTCGTGGCTTGCTGAAGATCGACGCCAAACCAGAGAAGCCGCAGGACATTCGCACAGCAATTATCGCCGGTTTGAAAGTTGATAAAAACAGCCGCAAGGAAGTGGTCCGCCTGCTTAATAAATGGACCGACCAAGAGGTTGCGGAGGATTCCGACTTGGCTCCGTTCCAGTCGTGGTTTCTTGAAGAATATCCTGACCTGCCGACGGCTGAACTCCCTCAAACGGCAAAGAAATCGAAATGGGAATTCGATCA is a window encoding:
- a CDS encoding HEAT repeat domain-containing protein yields the protein MKLILRLVLSLAVCGGTALIAETCSAAEQGAPEWIWTAGDLTSAKTAYFRQEIKLSSPTDVTIDITADNSYELYVNGDLVGSGDNWQYVKQFNITKRVQRGKNVIAVKATNASEGSAGLLVRVLVEQGGGGDVIFVSNGTWKSTDEPQSNTAWTALNYNAANWKPVHVLGAYPDAEPWKTVTWASKLKDRFLAAEGFKIEKVAGPDVTGTLINMCFDGKGRIIASQERGPLLMMIDSNGDGEMDKTQVVSDDIKNCQGVFAFDDTLLCAGEGPDGVALYRLSDPDSDGKYKTTETVQIYDAKIADHGPHAILLGPDGFLYNVMGNHANIKGDVNPDSPHRDYYEGDLLPKYEDARGHARGKKAPAGLVYRLNQDGTDWNLVAGGFRNEFDMAFNEEGELFTFDSDMEWDVGLPWYRPVRINHVVPGGEFGWRSGASKWPDYYFDSLPSTVDIGRGSPTGVCFYHNDTFPEKYRDAFFVADWSQGKILAIHHKKDGSTYKGEVEEFVTGNPLNVSDIVPGPDGDLYFCLGGRGTEGGIYRVTPENPGTARQPKSNSPVERALALPQPSSAWTRAQVKKLEEDSGSNWRSDLTKVAADPKRTVADRRRAVGILQQFSDGPPRRLLAALASDDKPQMRALALTLLAIHIDDEAEQIIIQALGDSDPVVRRRACEALIRANKTAPVEVVLPMLAEQDRFARYAARELLQRLPAEQWADAVLTADDPRIAAAGMLALVINSPTAEQNEAILKRSVALLRSDLPPADALDVFRVAELALQNEGTTEASRSNLSHAALQLFPSTDNNLNRELARVLAYLQESRAIDKLITYLQNSKDPADQIHAVYCLRFITQGWKWEQQAVLFEALDRLARLEGGASFRGYLENMTRDYLATQKDPTRVNLLAHAAEFPMPTRLMLEALSAEQATTFSNDLIKLDQQLADAEIAADAQAQIASAIVDALGRSKAPETKDFLRKLFEQQPDRREGVARALARQADQANFAPLVATLQFGDKGTLQAVIRGLLKIDAKPEKPQDIRTAIIAGLKVDKNSRKEVVRLLNKWTDQEVAEDSDLAPFQSWFLEEYPDLPTAELPQTAKKSKWEFDQILKFVTDSSSSGKGDAAKGEAIFEKAQCIKCHRFGQRGEGLGPDLSTVRKRFQRKQIVESLFYPSAVISDQYQSVSIITNDGLTHTGLAVEQGGAYVVLSTDGTKTTVRKSDIDEMISSNTSGMPEGLLDVLTLAEIADLFAFLETTPDAVATKK